One genomic region from Streptomyces sp. Li-HN-5-11 encodes:
- a CDS encoding sigma-70 family RNA polymerase sigma factor, whose product MDGRQWSATIAAAQAGDRQALDELVGGWLPLVYNVVGRALNGHADVDDVVQETMLRAVDNLGSLRDPDSFRSWLMAIAMRQVRDRARRRSADRLDEGAAHDTADFAELTVLKLQLEGQRREAAEAVRWLDDEDRQLLSLWWLEVAGELTRRELAAAVGITRQHAAVRVQRMKERLETARGIVRALEGACPGLRELTARWDGHPDSVWRKRLARHLRACAYCGEAREPVVPAERLLVGIALVPLPVGFTLSLALGGKTAAAAGASASAGWSAKVLGALTKPAVVVTAGATIAAGGAYVVTRTPTAPPPRAAVRPTASVVPRAVPSVTRPARPSPSPSPSRTAGLYGTVVDAVDTAPNPDTPPAALPHRPAAGITSSGGTHATLNHRGDCVTLTGQGYVLVRWQISPQYRSGSLVPPSWTGLKGKLFHVASGGGRRMDDPVSTTDATTTGMGSKATGYDVLPPSTQQMWQNEYFYLDGSVTLTVNERGADYGLNVFPTTREAVEKDVTTGPAQGAKRYGLVRDTGKDDAPVPQYVTRAKPADPATVPQRSQV is encoded by the coding sequence GTGGACGGGCGGCAGTGGAGCGCCACCATCGCGGCGGCGCAGGCCGGTGACCGGCAGGCGCTCGACGAACTGGTCGGGGGCTGGCTGCCGCTCGTCTACAACGTGGTCGGACGGGCCCTGAACGGGCACGCGGACGTCGACGACGTCGTCCAGGAGACCATGCTGCGGGCCGTCGACAACCTCGGCTCGCTGCGCGACCCGGACAGTTTCCGGTCCTGGCTGATGGCCATCGCCATGCGGCAGGTGCGCGACCGCGCCCGCCGCCGCAGCGCGGACCGGCTGGACGAGGGCGCCGCCCACGACACCGCGGACTTCGCCGAACTCACCGTCCTCAAACTGCAGTTGGAGGGACAGCGGCGCGAGGCCGCGGAGGCGGTGCGCTGGCTCGACGACGAGGACCGCCAGCTGCTGTCCCTGTGGTGGCTGGAGGTCGCGGGCGAGCTCACCCGGCGCGAGCTCGCCGCGGCCGTCGGCATCACCCGGCAGCACGCCGCCGTGCGGGTCCAGCGGATGAAGGAGCGATTGGAGACCGCGCGCGGCATCGTGCGCGCGCTGGAGGGGGCCTGCCCGGGGCTGCGCGAGCTGACCGCCCGCTGGGACGGCCACCCCGACTCCGTCTGGCGCAAGCGGCTGGCCCGGCATCTGCGCGCCTGCGCCTACTGCGGCGAGGCCCGCGAGCCGGTCGTACCCGCCGAACGCCTCCTCGTCGGCATCGCCCTCGTCCCCCTACCGGTCGGCTTCACCCTCTCGCTGGCCCTCGGCGGCAAGACGGCGGCGGCAGCCGGCGCGTCGGCGTCGGCCGGCTGGTCGGCGAAGGTGCTCGGCGCCCTGACCAAGCCCGCCGTCGTGGTCACCGCCGGCGCGACGATCGCGGCCGGCGGCGCCTACGTCGTCACCCGCACCCCCACCGCCCCGCCGCCGAGGGCCGCCGTCCGCCCCACGGCGAGCGTGGTCCCCCGCGCCGTCCCGTCCGTCACCCGGCCCGCCCGGCCGTCCCCGTCACCGTCCCCCTCGCGGACCGCGGGCCTCTACGGCACGGTCGTGGACGCCGTCGACACGGCGCCGAACCCGGACACCCCGCCCGCTGCCCTGCCGCACCGGCCCGCCGCCGGCATCACCAGCAGCGGCGGCACCCACGCGACCCTGAACCACCGCGGGGACTGCGTGACGCTGACCGGCCAGGGCTACGTCCTCGTGCGCTGGCAGATCTCCCCGCAGTACCGGTCCGGCAGCCTGGTCCCGCCCTCCTGGACCGGCCTGAAGGGCAAGCTCTTCCATGTCGCCTCCGGCGGCGGGCGGCGCATGGACGACCCGGTCAGCACCACCGACGCCACCACCACCGGCATGGGCTCCAAGGCCACCGGCTACGACGTGCTGCCGCCCAGCACCCAGCAGATGTGGCAGAACGAGTACTTCTACCTCGACGGCAGCGTCACCCTCACGGTCAACGAGCGCGGCGCCGACTACGGTCTGAACGTCTTCCCGACGACCCGGGAGGCCGTGGAGAAGGACGTCACCACGGGGCCTGCCCAGGGCGCCAAGCGCTACGGCCTCGTCCGTGACACCGGCAAGGACGACGCGCCGGTGCCGCAGTACGTCACCCGCGCGAAGCCCGCAGACCCTGCGACGGTGCCTCAGCGCTCCCAGGTGTGA
- a CDS encoding glycerophosphodiester phosphodiesterase, with protein sequence MQTVTAVAHRGDPYRFRENTIESLRSALGRGADAVEIDVRLTRDGVPVLLHDGTLKRLWAQDRPLVSLSAEEVRGLTDGRVPTLVDALTATDGSRVMVDLPGAPGPGAVRRIVDVVRECGARERVYYCAGAETMLAVRAADASAEIALTWTTLAPPRAGLLAAVRPRWLNYRFGLVDRALAAHVHRDGYLLSVWTPDTRRSLRRLLDLGADSITTNRVDLLCALRDGGPEQDHTWER encoded by the coding sequence ATGCAGACCGTGACCGCCGTGGCACACCGCGGCGACCCGTACCGCTTCCGCGAGAACACGATCGAATCGCTGCGTTCCGCGCTCGGCCGCGGCGCGGACGCGGTCGAGATCGACGTCCGGCTGACCCGGGACGGCGTGCCCGTGCTGCTGCACGACGGGACGCTGAAGCGGCTGTGGGCGCAGGACCGGCCGCTCGTCTCGCTGTCCGCCGAGGAGGTGCGCGGGCTGACGGACGGGCGGGTGCCCACGCTCGTGGACGCGCTCACCGCTACGGACGGCAGCCGGGTGATGGTCGACCTGCCCGGTGCGCCCGGGCCGGGGGCGGTGCGGCGGATCGTCGATGTCGTCCGCGAGTGCGGGGCGCGGGAGCGCGTGTACTACTGCGCGGGCGCCGAGACGATGCTCGCGGTCCGCGCGGCGGACGCGTCCGCCGAGATCGCCCTGACCTGGACGACGCTCGCGCCGCCGCGGGCCGGGCTGCTGGCGGCGGTGCGGCCCAGGTGGCTGAACTACCGCTTCGGCCTGGTCGACCGCGCGCTGGCGGCCCACGTCCACCGGGACGGCTACCTGCTCTCCGTCTGGACCCCCGACACCCGCCGCTCCCTGCGCCGTCTGCTCGACCTCGGCGCCGACTCGATCACGACGAACCGCGTCGACCTGCTGTGCGCCCTGCGCGACGGCGGCCCGGAGCAGGATCACACCTGGGAGCGCTGA
- a CDS encoding adenosine deaminase, with amino-acid sequence MSLLIDQPITRTAPAGPTVPFPGRDLVTDQRAFRDPHAFIAGLPKAELHVHHVGSASPRIVSELAARHPDSKVPTDPEALVDYFTFTDFAHFVEVYLSVVDLIRTPEDVRLLTYEVARDMARQQVRYAELTITPFSSTRRGIDENAFMDAIEDARKAAEAEFGTVLRWCFDIPGEAGLESAEETARLATDDRVRPEGLVSFGLGGPEIGVPRPQFKPYFDRAIAAGLHSVPHAGETTGPQTVWDALTELRAERIGHGTSSALDPELLAHLAEHRIPLEVCPTSNIATRAVRTLDEHPIKEFTRAGVLVTINSDDPPMFGTDLNNEYAVAARLLGLDERGLAELAKNAVRASFLDEAGKARIADEIDAYTARRLAS; translated from the coding sequence ATGTCCCTGCTCATCGATCAGCCGATCACCCGCACCGCGCCCGCAGGGCCGACGGTGCCGTTCCCGGGGAGGGACCTCGTGACCGACCAGCGCGCTTTTCGCGATCCGCACGCCTTCATCGCCGGACTGCCCAAGGCCGAACTGCACGTGCACCACGTCGGCTCCGCCTCCCCCCGCATCGTCTCCGAACTGGCCGCCAGGCACCCCGACTCCAAGGTGCCCACCGACCCCGAGGCCCTGGTCGACTACTTCACCTTCACGGACTTCGCCCACTTCGTCGAGGTGTACCTGTCCGTCGTCGACCTGATCCGCACCCCGGAGGACGTCCGGCTGCTGACGTACGAGGTGGCCCGCGACATGGCCCGCCAGCAGGTGCGCTACGCCGAGCTGACCATCACGCCGTTCTCCTCCACCCGTCGCGGCATCGACGAGAACGCCTTCATGGACGCCATCGAGGACGCCCGCAAGGCGGCCGAGGCCGAGTTCGGCACGGTGCTGCGCTGGTGCTTCGACATCCCCGGCGAGGCCGGGCTCGAGTCGGCCGAGGAGACCGCCCGGCTGGCCACCGACGACCGGGTGCGCCCGGAGGGACTGGTGTCGTTCGGGCTCGGCGGGCCCGAGATCGGCGTGCCCCGCCCGCAGTTCAAGCCGTACTTCGACCGCGCCATCGCGGCCGGACTGCACTCGGTGCCGCACGCCGGCGAGACCACCGGGCCGCAGACGGTGTGGGACGCCCTGACCGAGCTGCGCGCCGAGCGCATCGGCCACGGCACCAGCTCCGCGCTGGACCCCGAGCTGCTCGCGCACCTCGCCGAGCACCGGATCCCGCTGGAGGTGTGCCCGACCTCCAACATCGCCACCCGCGCGGTCCGCACCCTCGACGAGCACCCGATCAAGGAGTTCACCCGCGCCGGAGTCCTGGTCACGATCAACTCCGACGACCCGCCGATGTTCGGCACCGACCTCAACAACGAGTACGCGGTGGCCGCCCGCCTCCTCGGCCTCGACGAGCGGGGCCTGGCCGAGCTCGCCAAGAACGCGGTGCGCGCCTCCTTCCTCGACGAGGCCGGCAAGGCGCGCATAGCCGACGAGATCGACGCCTACACCGCGCGCCGGCTCGCGTCCTGA
- a CDS encoding DUF4190 domain-containing protein, which yields MTDGQRPGGGAAAGDNPWAPPEDRPSPQQPPAGQYPPQNQPPVQPPLMPPSLHDQATMAAMPAAGFPPPGYGAPGTGSALPPPPVAPTGPAAPGAPGGYGYPAYPAYGWPGAPMAPQNGMGTAAMVLGILSCCLFCLYGVLSLVLGVLAVIFGVKGRRRAARGEASNHGQAQAGLITGIVGIFLGIAVIVLLVIGITTAIRHEKARDPYSDGALRPATTAAAAR from the coding sequence ATGACGGACGGACAGCGGCCGGGCGGGGGCGCCGCAGCCGGCGACAACCCGTGGGCGCCGCCGGAGGACAGACCCTCGCCGCAGCAGCCCCCGGCAGGGCAGTACCCGCCGCAGAACCAGCCGCCCGTGCAACCCCCGCTCATGCCGCCGTCCCTGCACGACCAGGCGACGATGGCCGCGATGCCCGCCGCAGGCTTCCCGCCGCCCGGCTACGGCGCCCCCGGCACGGGCTCCGCCCTGCCCCCGCCGCCCGTCGCCCCCACCGGTCCCGCCGCTCCCGGTGCGCCCGGCGGCTACGGCTACCCCGCCTACCCGGCGTACGGCTGGCCCGGCGCCCCGATGGCCCCGCAGAACGGCATGGGCACCGCCGCGATGGTGCTCGGCATCCTGTCCTGCTGCCTGTTCTGCCTGTACGGCGTGTTGTCGCTCGTGCTCGGAGTCCTCGCCGTCATCTTCGGCGTCAAGGGCCGGCGCAGGGCCGCGCGGGGCGAGGCGAGCAACCACGGTCAGGCCCAGGCCGGCCTGATCACGGGCATCGTCGGCATCTTCCTCGGCATCGCCGTGATCGTCCTGCTCGTCATCGGGATCACGACCGCGATCAGGCACGAGAAGGCCAGGGACCCCTACTCCGACGGCGCGCTCCGCCCGGCCACGACCGCCGCGGCGGCCCGCTGA
- a CDS encoding NADAR family protein: MSVAGARLGGMEKIDSWDALIGAVRSGARVTYLHFWGHRPRPDGRVGPSCLSQWWPAPFEVDGVTYATAEHWMMAGKARLFGDADAERRALAAGHPSQAKKAGRLVRGFDEDIWTRERFRLVVEGSVHKFAAHPELREFLLSTGGRVLVEASPVDRVWGIGLAADDEAAADPQRWRGPNLLGFALMEARERLRADAPPAEAGSTS; encoded by the coding sequence ATGTCAGTGGCGGGTGCCAGACTCGGCGGCATGGAGAAGATCGATTCTTGGGACGCCCTGATCGGGGCGGTCCGCTCGGGGGCGAGGGTCACGTACCTGCACTTCTGGGGGCACCGGCCGCGCCCGGACGGCCGGGTGGGTCCGAGCTGCCTGAGCCAGTGGTGGCCGGCGCCGTTCGAGGTGGACGGGGTGACGTACGCGACGGCCGAGCACTGGATGATGGCCGGCAAGGCGCGGCTGTTCGGGGACGCGGACGCGGAGCGGCGGGCGCTGGCCGCCGGGCATCCGTCCCAGGCGAAGAAGGCGGGGCGGCTGGTGCGCGGCTTCGACGAGGACATATGGACGCGGGAGCGGTTCCGGCTCGTGGTGGAGGGCAGCGTCCACAAGTTCGCCGCCCATCCGGAGCTGCGGGAGTTCCTGCTGTCCACGGGCGGGAGAGTGCTGGTGGAGGCGAGTCCGGTGGACCGGGTCTGGGGCATCGGCCTGGCCGCGGACGACGAGGCGGCGGCCGATCCGCAGCGCTGGCGGGGCCCGAACCTGCTGGGCTTCGCGCTGATGGAGGCGCGGGAGCGGCTGCGGGCGGACGCGCCGCCGGCGGAGGCCGGAAGCACGTCCTGA
- a CDS encoding gamma-aminobutyraldehyde dehydrogenase, with translation MQNPGTATPQRFPAQERFADGAQYIAGRPARGTSGRGHAVVDPATGAEVYTYDLAGADDVDAAVAAAREAFPGWAGATPGERSDALHRLAAVLADRAEDFARAESLQCGKPLKLTREFDVPGTADNTAFFAGAARHLAGQSAGEYSVDHTSYVRREPIGVVGSIAPWNYPLQMAAWKILPAVAAGNTIVLKPAELTPLTSLMFAQAATDAGIPDGVINIVTGTGREAGEHLVAHPDVAMTSFTGSTAVGRRVAEIATATVKRLHLELGGKAPFVVFDDADLEAAVHGAVAGALINTGQDCTAATRAYVQRPLYEEFVARTAALMETVRLGDPFAPGTDLGPLISHAQRDRVAGFVDRARAYARVVTGGEAPQGDLADGAYYRPTLIADAAQDSEIVQAEIFGPVLVVLPFDSDDDGIRLANDTPYGLAASAWSRDVYRAGRATREISAGCVWINDHIPIISEMPHGGYKSSGFGKDMSSYSFEEYTQIKHVMFDNTAVARKDWHRTVFGDR, from the coding sequence ATGCAGAACCCGGGTACCGCCACCCCGCAGCGATTTCCGGCGCAGGAGCGCTTCGCGGACGGTGCGCAGTACATCGCCGGCCGTCCGGCCAGGGGCACGTCGGGCCGCGGCCACGCGGTCGTCGACCCGGCCACCGGAGCCGAGGTCTACACGTACGACCTGGCCGGCGCGGACGACGTGGACGCCGCGGTCGCCGCGGCGCGCGAGGCATTCCCGGGCTGGGCGGGCGCCACGCCCGGCGAGCGCTCGGACGCGCTGCACCGTCTCGCCGCCGTGCTCGCCGACCGCGCGGAGGACTTCGCCCGCGCCGAGTCCCTCCAGTGCGGCAAGCCGCTGAAGCTGACCCGCGAGTTCGACGTGCCGGGCACGGCCGACAACACCGCCTTCTTCGCGGGCGCCGCCCGGCACCTGGCGGGACAGTCCGCGGGCGAGTACTCCGTCGACCACACGTCGTACGTCCGCCGCGAGCCGATCGGTGTCGTCGGCTCGATCGCGCCCTGGAACTACCCCCTGCAGATGGCCGCCTGGAAGATCCTCCCGGCCGTCGCGGCGGGCAACACCATCGTCCTCAAGCCCGCCGAGCTGACCCCGCTCACCTCACTGATGTTCGCGCAGGCGGCCACGGACGCCGGGATCCCCGACGGGGTGATCAACATCGTCACCGGCACCGGCCGGGAGGCCGGCGAGCACCTGGTCGCCCACCCCGACGTGGCCATGACCTCCTTCACCGGCTCCACGGCCGTCGGCAGGCGCGTCGCCGAGATCGCCACCGCAACCGTCAAGCGCCTCCACCTCGAACTCGGCGGCAAGGCGCCCTTCGTCGTCTTCGACGACGCCGACCTGGAGGCGGCGGTCCACGGCGCGGTCGCGGGCGCGCTCATCAACACCGGGCAGGACTGCACGGCCGCCACACGCGCGTACGTGCAGCGGCCCCTCTACGAGGAGTTCGTCGCACGGACGGCCGCCCTGATGGAGACCGTCCGGCTGGGCGACCCCTTCGCCCCCGGCACCGACCTCGGGCCGCTGATCTCGCACGCCCAGCGCGACCGCGTCGCCGGTTTCGTCGACCGGGCGCGAGCCTACGCGCGCGTGGTCACCGGCGGCGAGGCCCCGCAGGGCGACCTCGCGGACGGCGCCTACTACCGGCCCACCCTGATCGCGGACGCGGCCCAGGACAGCGAGATCGTCCAGGCGGAGATCTTCGGCCCGGTGCTGGTCGTGCTGCCGTTCGACAGCGACGACGACGGGATCCGGCTGGCCAACGACACCCCGTACGGTCTGGCCGCCTCGGCCTGGAGCCGGGACGTCTACCGGGCGGGCCGCGCGACCCGCGAGATCAGCGCGGGATGCGTGTGGATCAACGACCACATTCCGATCATCAGCGAGATGCCGCACGGCGGCTACAAGTCCTCCGGCTTCGGCAAGGACATGTCCTCGTACTCGTTCGAGGAGTACACGCAGATCAAACACGTCATGTTCGACAACACGGCGGTGGCCCGCAAGGACTGGCACCGCACCGTCTTCGGGGACCGATAG